A single Ptiloglossa arizonensis isolate GNS036 chromosome 2, iyPtiAriz1_principal, whole genome shotgun sequence DNA region contains:
- the Gaba-b-r1 gene encoding gamma-aminobutyric acid type B receptor subunit 1 isoform X3, translating into MLKLLTIIVTWTAVIEGSLPPDDGDNVLHIGGIFPIAGEGGWQGGQACMPAVNLALDDVNREKNLLPGFTLKVHSNDSECEPGLGASVMYNLLYYKPHKLMLLAGCSTVCTTVAEAAKMWNLVVLCYGASSPALSDRNRFPTLFRTHPSATVHNPTRIKLLQKFGWSRVAILQQAEEVFISTVEDLEARCKEAGIEIVTRQSFLSDPSDAVRNLRRQDARIIVGLFYVVAARRVLCELYHQNLYGKSYVWFFIGWYEDNWFEVNLDKEGITCTKDEMRKAAEGHLTTEALMWNQNNDTTISGMTSEDFRQRLNRMLKEDGYDIDNNRYPEGYQEAPLAYDAVWSVALAFNKTMEKLSKQGKSLKNFTYIDKEIADEIYSAINSTQFLGVSGYVAFSSQGDRIALTQIEQVIDGKYVKLGYYDTQSDNLTWRNMERWIGGKVPQDRTIVRTVLRTVSLPLFICMGTISSAGIAIAVGLIVFNIWNRQRSVIMSSHPVCNTIMLVGVIACFVSVFLLGIDGRFVSEWEYPAVCQARAWMLSTGFTLAFGAMFSKVWRVHRLTTKTKADQAKLFMAKQKVSSIQKKIQPWKLYTMVSGLLAMDIVLLVSWQVLDPLQRKIETFPMESSPFGDDDARISPELEHCESVHNSIWLGLVYSYKGIILVFGLFLAYETRSIKVKQINDSRYVGMSIYNVVVLCLITAPVTMVIASQQDASFAFVALAIIFCCFLSMALIFVPKMIEVIRHPKDKAESKYNPDVGVSKEDEEKYQKLVSENAELQKLIAAKEEKIRALKQMLAERDASKGGGGGGGGGGGNLAKDSLIVADFVTGEGTSDSAIETDQVG; encoded by the exons ATGCTGAAGCTACTGACGATTATCGTAACGTGGACGGCCGTGATCGAGGGTTCGTTACCGCCCGACGACGGGGACAATGTGTTGCACATCGGTGGCATATTCCCGATTGCGGGAGAGGGTGGGTGGCAGGGTGGCCAG GCTTGCATGCCGGCCGTGAATCTGGCCTTGGACGATGTCAACCGCGAGAAGAACCTGTTACCCGGTTTCACGTTGAAGGTCCACTCGAACGATAGCGAG TGCGAGCCGGGACTCGGTGCTTCGGTGATGTACAATTTGTTGTACTACAAGCCGCACAAGTTGATGCTGTTGGCCGGATGCAGTACGGTCTGCACCACCGTCGCCGAGGCGGCGAAAATGTGGAACTTGGTGGTG CTGTGCTACGGTGCCTCGTCGCCCGCGCTCTCCGATCGAAACAGGTTCCCGACCCTCTTCAGGACCCACCCGTCGGCCACGGTCCACAATCCCACGAGGATCAAATTGTTGCAAAAGTTCGGTTGGTCTCGAGTGGCGATCTTGCAACAAGCCGAAGAAGTGTTCATATCG ACCGTGGAGGATTTGGAAGCCCGTTGCAAAGAAGCCGGAATAGAGATAGTCACCCGTCAGAGCTTTCTCTCGGATCCGTCGGACGCGGTGAGGAATCTGCGTCGCCAGGACGCGAGGATCATCGTCGGGCTGTTCTACGTGGTGGCCGCGAGACGGGTGCTCTGCGAGCTCTACCATCAGAATCTCTACGGCAAGAGTTACGTGTGGTTCTTCATCGGATGGTACGAGGACAATTGGTTCGAGGTAAATCTCGACAAGGAGGGGATCACCTGCACCAAGGACGAGATGAGGAAGGCCGCGGAGGGACACTTGACCACGGAGGCTCTCATGTGGAACCAGAACAACGACACGACCATCAGCGGGATGACCTCCGAGGACTTTCGACAGAGATTGAACAGAATGCTGAAAGAGGATGGTTACGACATCGACAACAACCGGTACCCGGAAGGATACCAAGAGGCACCCCTCGCTTACGACGCGGTTTGGTCCGTCGCGTTAG CTTTCAACAAAACAATGGAGAAGCTGAGCAAACAGGGAAAGAGTCTGAAGAACTTCACCTACATCGACAAAGAGATAGCCGACGAAATATATTCCGCGATCAATTCCACTCAATTTCTGGGTGTCTCC GGATACGTCGCGTTCAGCTCGCAAGGCGACAGAATCGCGTTGACCCAAATCGAGCAGGTGATCGATGGAAAGTACGTAAAGTTGGGATACTACGACACGCAGAGCGACAATCTGACGTGGAGGAACATGGAACGTTGGATCGGCGGTAAGGTGCCGCAGGACCGGACGATCGTCAGGACCGTGTTGAGGACGGTCTCGCTGCCTCTGTTCATATGCATGGGGACTATATCGTCGGCGGGGATCGCGATAGCCGTTGGACTGATCGTTTTTAATATCTGGAACCGGCAGAGAAG CGTGATCATGTCGTCCCATCCCgtgtgcaacacgataatgctgGTGGGCGTGATAGCGTGCTTCGTCTCGGTGTTCCTTTTGGGCATCGACGGTAGATTCGTGTCGGAATGGGAGTACCCGGCGGTCTGCCAAGCGAGAGCCTGGATGCTGTCGACGGGTTTCACCCTGGCGTTCGGCGCGATGTTTAGCAAAGTGTGGCGGGTCCACAGGCTTACGACGAAAACGAAAGCCGATCAGGCGAAG TTGTTCATGGCTAAACAAAAAGTTTCGTCCATACAGAAGAAAATCCAACCGTGGAAGCTGTACACGATGGTAAGTGGATTGTTGGCGATGGACATTGTGCTTCTGGTCTCCTGGCAGGTGCTCGACCCTCTACAGCGTAAGATCGAGACCTTCCCGATGGAGTCGTCCCCGTTCGGCGACGACGACGCGCGGATCAGCCCCGAGTTGGAGCACTGCGAGAGCGTGCACAACAGCATTTGGCTCG GTTTGGTTTACAGCTACAAGGGGATCATTCTGGTGTTCGGGCTGTTCCTGGCGTACGAGACGAGGAGCATCAAAGTTAAACAGATCAATGATTCCAGATACGTCGGGATGTCGATATACAACGTGGTCGTCCTCTGTTTGATCACAGCGCCGGTGACGATGGTAATCGCGAGCCAGCAGGACGCCAGTTTCGCTTTCGTCGCGTTGGCCATCATTTTCTGCTGCTTCCTGAGCATGGCGTTGATCTTTGTCCCGAAGATGATCGAGGTGATCAGACACCCGAAGGACAAGGCCGAGTCCAAGTACAATCCGGACGTGGGCGTGTCCAAGGAGGACGAGGAGAAGTACCAAAAGCTCGTCAGCGAGAACGCCGAGCTTCAGAAGCTGATCGCCGCG AAGGAAGAGAAGATCAGAGCGTTGAAGCAGATGCTCGCCGAACGGGACGCGTCGAAGGGCGGCGGGGGcgggggcgggggcggcggcggaaaCCTGGCCAAGGACTCGCTGATCGTGGCCGACTTCGTGACCGGCGAGGGCACCTCGGACAGCGCAATCG AAACGGACCAGGTCGGCTGA
- the Gaba-b-r1 gene encoding gamma-aminobutyric acid type B receptor subunit 1 isoform X2, which produces MLKLLTIIVTWTAVIEGSLPPDDGDNVLHIGGIFPIAGEGGWQGGQACMPAVNLALDDVNREKNLLPGFTLKVHSNDSECEPGLGASVMYNLLYYKPHKLMLLAGCSTVCTTVAEAAKMWNLVVLCYGASSPALSDRNRFPTLFRTHPSATVHNPTRIKLLQKFGWSRVAILQQAEEVFISTVEDLEARCKEAGIEIVTRQSFLSDPSDAVRNLRRQDARIIVGLFYVVAARRVLCELYHQNLYGKSYVWFFIGWYEDNWFEVNLDKEGITCTKDEMRKAAEGHLTTEALMWNQNNDTTISGMTSEDFRQRLNRMLKEDGYDIDNNRYPEGYQEAPLAYDAVWSVALAFNKTMEKLSKQGKSLKNFTYIDKEIADEIYSAINSTQFLGVSGYVAFSSQGDRIALTQIEQVIDGKYVKLGYYDTQSDNLTWRNMERWIGGKVPQDRTIVRTVLRTVSLPLFICMGTISSAGIAIAVGLIVFNIWNRQRSVIMSSHPVCNTIMLVGVIACFVSVFLLGIDGRFVSEWEYPAVCQARAWMLSTGFTLAFGAMFSKVWRVHRLTTKTKADQAKKKIQPWKLYTMVSGLLAMDIVLLVSWQVLDPLQRKIETFPMESSPFGDDDARISPELEHCESVHNSIWLGLVYSYKGIILVFGLFLAYETRSIKVKQINDSRYVGMSIYNVVVLCLITAPVTMVIASQQDASFAFVALAIIFCCFLSMALIFVPKMIEVIRHPKDKAESKYNPDVGVSKEDEEKYQKLVSENAELQKLIAAKEEKIRALKQMLAERDASKGGGGGGGGGGGNLAKDSLIVADFVTGEGTSDSAIGGGISVYTRSSRASASDLEFSDSYL; this is translated from the exons ATGCTGAAGCTACTGACGATTATCGTAACGTGGACGGCCGTGATCGAGGGTTCGTTACCGCCCGACGACGGGGACAATGTGTTGCACATCGGTGGCATATTCCCGATTGCGGGAGAGGGTGGGTGGCAGGGTGGCCAG GCTTGCATGCCGGCCGTGAATCTGGCCTTGGACGATGTCAACCGCGAGAAGAACCTGTTACCCGGTTTCACGTTGAAGGTCCACTCGAACGATAGCGAG TGCGAGCCGGGACTCGGTGCTTCGGTGATGTACAATTTGTTGTACTACAAGCCGCACAAGTTGATGCTGTTGGCCGGATGCAGTACGGTCTGCACCACCGTCGCCGAGGCGGCGAAAATGTGGAACTTGGTGGTG CTGTGCTACGGTGCCTCGTCGCCCGCGCTCTCCGATCGAAACAGGTTCCCGACCCTCTTCAGGACCCACCCGTCGGCCACGGTCCACAATCCCACGAGGATCAAATTGTTGCAAAAGTTCGGTTGGTCTCGAGTGGCGATCTTGCAACAAGCCGAAGAAGTGTTCATATCG ACCGTGGAGGATTTGGAAGCCCGTTGCAAAGAAGCCGGAATAGAGATAGTCACCCGTCAGAGCTTTCTCTCGGATCCGTCGGACGCGGTGAGGAATCTGCGTCGCCAGGACGCGAGGATCATCGTCGGGCTGTTCTACGTGGTGGCCGCGAGACGGGTGCTCTGCGAGCTCTACCATCAGAATCTCTACGGCAAGAGTTACGTGTGGTTCTTCATCGGATGGTACGAGGACAATTGGTTCGAGGTAAATCTCGACAAGGAGGGGATCACCTGCACCAAGGACGAGATGAGGAAGGCCGCGGAGGGACACTTGACCACGGAGGCTCTCATGTGGAACCAGAACAACGACACGACCATCAGCGGGATGACCTCCGAGGACTTTCGACAGAGATTGAACAGAATGCTGAAAGAGGATGGTTACGACATCGACAACAACCGGTACCCGGAAGGATACCAAGAGGCACCCCTCGCTTACGACGCGGTTTGGTCCGTCGCGTTAG CTTTCAACAAAACAATGGAGAAGCTGAGCAAACAGGGAAAGAGTCTGAAGAACTTCACCTACATCGACAAAGAGATAGCCGACGAAATATATTCCGCGATCAATTCCACTCAATTTCTGGGTGTCTCC GGATACGTCGCGTTCAGCTCGCAAGGCGACAGAATCGCGTTGACCCAAATCGAGCAGGTGATCGATGGAAAGTACGTAAAGTTGGGATACTACGACACGCAGAGCGACAATCTGACGTGGAGGAACATGGAACGTTGGATCGGCGGTAAGGTGCCGCAGGACCGGACGATCGTCAGGACCGTGTTGAGGACGGTCTCGCTGCCTCTGTTCATATGCATGGGGACTATATCGTCGGCGGGGATCGCGATAGCCGTTGGACTGATCGTTTTTAATATCTGGAACCGGCAGAGAAG CGTGATCATGTCGTCCCATCCCgtgtgcaacacgataatgctgGTGGGCGTGATAGCGTGCTTCGTCTCGGTGTTCCTTTTGGGCATCGACGGTAGATTCGTGTCGGAATGGGAGTACCCGGCGGTCTGCCAAGCGAGAGCCTGGATGCTGTCGACGGGTTTCACCCTGGCGTTCGGCGCGATGTTTAGCAAAGTGTGGCGGGTCCACAGGCTTACGACGAAAACGAAAGCCGATCAGGCGAAG AAGAAAATCCAACCGTGGAAGCTGTACACGATGGTAAGTGGATTGTTGGCGATGGACATTGTGCTTCTGGTCTCCTGGCAGGTGCTCGACCCTCTACAGCGTAAGATCGAGACCTTCCCGATGGAGTCGTCCCCGTTCGGCGACGACGACGCGCGGATCAGCCCCGAGTTGGAGCACTGCGAGAGCGTGCACAACAGCATTTGGCTCG GTTTGGTTTACAGCTACAAGGGGATCATTCTGGTGTTCGGGCTGTTCCTGGCGTACGAGACGAGGAGCATCAAAGTTAAACAGATCAATGATTCCAGATACGTCGGGATGTCGATATACAACGTGGTCGTCCTCTGTTTGATCACAGCGCCGGTGACGATGGTAATCGCGAGCCAGCAGGACGCCAGTTTCGCTTTCGTCGCGTTGGCCATCATTTTCTGCTGCTTCCTGAGCATGGCGTTGATCTTTGTCCCGAAGATGATCGAGGTGATCAGACACCCGAAGGACAAGGCCGAGTCCAAGTACAATCCGGACGTGGGCGTGTCCAAGGAGGACGAGGAGAAGTACCAAAAGCTCGTCAGCGAGAACGCCGAGCTTCAGAAGCTGATCGCCGCG AAGGAAGAGAAGATCAGAGCGTTGAAGCAGATGCTCGCCGAACGGGACGCGTCGAAGGGCGGCGGGGGcgggggcgggggcggcggcggaaaCCTGGCCAAGGACTCGCTGATCGTGGCCGACTTCGTGACCGGCGAGGGCACCTCGGACAGCGCAATCGGTGGGGGCATTTCTGTTTATACGCGATCGTCTCGAGCTTCTGCCTCCGACTTGGAGTTCTCGGATTCGTACTTGTAG
- the Gaba-b-r1 gene encoding gamma-aminobutyric acid type B receptor subunit 1 isoform X1 gives MLKLLTIIVTWTAVIEGSLPPDDGDNVLHIGGIFPIAGEGGWQGGQACMPAVNLALDDVNREKNLLPGFTLKVHSNDSECEPGLGASVMYNLLYYKPHKLMLLAGCSTVCTTVAEAAKMWNLVVLCYGASSPALSDRNRFPTLFRTHPSATVHNPTRIKLLQKFGWSRVAILQQAEEVFISTVEDLEARCKEAGIEIVTRQSFLSDPSDAVRNLRRQDARIIVGLFYVVAARRVLCELYHQNLYGKSYVWFFIGWYEDNWFEVNLDKEGITCTKDEMRKAAEGHLTTEALMWNQNNDTTISGMTSEDFRQRLNRMLKEDGYDIDNNRYPEGYQEAPLAYDAVWSVALAFNKTMEKLSKQGKSLKNFTYIDKEIADEIYSAINSTQFLGVSGYVAFSSQGDRIALTQIEQVIDGKYVKLGYYDTQSDNLTWRNMERWIGGKVPQDRTIVRTVLRTVSLPLFICMGTISSAGIAIAVGLIVFNIWNRQRSVIMSSHPVCNTIMLVGVIACFVSVFLLGIDGRFVSEWEYPAVCQARAWMLSTGFTLAFGAMFSKVWRVHRLTTKTKADQAKLFMAKQKVSSIQKKIQPWKLYTMVSGLLAMDIVLLVSWQVLDPLQRKIETFPMESSPFGDDDARISPELEHCESVHNSIWLGLVYSYKGIILVFGLFLAYETRSIKVKQINDSRYVGMSIYNVVVLCLITAPVTMVIASQQDASFAFVALAIIFCCFLSMALIFVPKMIEVIRHPKDKAESKYNPDVGVSKEDEEKYQKLVSENAELQKLIAAKEEKIRALKQMLAERDASKGGGGGGGGGGGNLAKDSLIVADFVTGEGTSDSAIGGGISVYTRSSRASASDLEFSDSYL, from the exons ATGCTGAAGCTACTGACGATTATCGTAACGTGGACGGCCGTGATCGAGGGTTCGTTACCGCCCGACGACGGGGACAATGTGTTGCACATCGGTGGCATATTCCCGATTGCGGGAGAGGGTGGGTGGCAGGGTGGCCAG GCTTGCATGCCGGCCGTGAATCTGGCCTTGGACGATGTCAACCGCGAGAAGAACCTGTTACCCGGTTTCACGTTGAAGGTCCACTCGAACGATAGCGAG TGCGAGCCGGGACTCGGTGCTTCGGTGATGTACAATTTGTTGTACTACAAGCCGCACAAGTTGATGCTGTTGGCCGGATGCAGTACGGTCTGCACCACCGTCGCCGAGGCGGCGAAAATGTGGAACTTGGTGGTG CTGTGCTACGGTGCCTCGTCGCCCGCGCTCTCCGATCGAAACAGGTTCCCGACCCTCTTCAGGACCCACCCGTCGGCCACGGTCCACAATCCCACGAGGATCAAATTGTTGCAAAAGTTCGGTTGGTCTCGAGTGGCGATCTTGCAACAAGCCGAAGAAGTGTTCATATCG ACCGTGGAGGATTTGGAAGCCCGTTGCAAAGAAGCCGGAATAGAGATAGTCACCCGTCAGAGCTTTCTCTCGGATCCGTCGGACGCGGTGAGGAATCTGCGTCGCCAGGACGCGAGGATCATCGTCGGGCTGTTCTACGTGGTGGCCGCGAGACGGGTGCTCTGCGAGCTCTACCATCAGAATCTCTACGGCAAGAGTTACGTGTGGTTCTTCATCGGATGGTACGAGGACAATTGGTTCGAGGTAAATCTCGACAAGGAGGGGATCACCTGCACCAAGGACGAGATGAGGAAGGCCGCGGAGGGACACTTGACCACGGAGGCTCTCATGTGGAACCAGAACAACGACACGACCATCAGCGGGATGACCTCCGAGGACTTTCGACAGAGATTGAACAGAATGCTGAAAGAGGATGGTTACGACATCGACAACAACCGGTACCCGGAAGGATACCAAGAGGCACCCCTCGCTTACGACGCGGTTTGGTCCGTCGCGTTAG CTTTCAACAAAACAATGGAGAAGCTGAGCAAACAGGGAAAGAGTCTGAAGAACTTCACCTACATCGACAAAGAGATAGCCGACGAAATATATTCCGCGATCAATTCCACTCAATTTCTGGGTGTCTCC GGATACGTCGCGTTCAGCTCGCAAGGCGACAGAATCGCGTTGACCCAAATCGAGCAGGTGATCGATGGAAAGTACGTAAAGTTGGGATACTACGACACGCAGAGCGACAATCTGACGTGGAGGAACATGGAACGTTGGATCGGCGGTAAGGTGCCGCAGGACCGGACGATCGTCAGGACCGTGTTGAGGACGGTCTCGCTGCCTCTGTTCATATGCATGGGGACTATATCGTCGGCGGGGATCGCGATAGCCGTTGGACTGATCGTTTTTAATATCTGGAACCGGCAGAGAAG CGTGATCATGTCGTCCCATCCCgtgtgcaacacgataatgctgGTGGGCGTGATAGCGTGCTTCGTCTCGGTGTTCCTTTTGGGCATCGACGGTAGATTCGTGTCGGAATGGGAGTACCCGGCGGTCTGCCAAGCGAGAGCCTGGATGCTGTCGACGGGTTTCACCCTGGCGTTCGGCGCGATGTTTAGCAAAGTGTGGCGGGTCCACAGGCTTACGACGAAAACGAAAGCCGATCAGGCGAAG TTGTTCATGGCTAAACAAAAAGTTTCGTCCATACAGAAGAAAATCCAACCGTGGAAGCTGTACACGATGGTAAGTGGATTGTTGGCGATGGACATTGTGCTTCTGGTCTCCTGGCAGGTGCTCGACCCTCTACAGCGTAAGATCGAGACCTTCCCGATGGAGTCGTCCCCGTTCGGCGACGACGACGCGCGGATCAGCCCCGAGTTGGAGCACTGCGAGAGCGTGCACAACAGCATTTGGCTCG GTTTGGTTTACAGCTACAAGGGGATCATTCTGGTGTTCGGGCTGTTCCTGGCGTACGAGACGAGGAGCATCAAAGTTAAACAGATCAATGATTCCAGATACGTCGGGATGTCGATATACAACGTGGTCGTCCTCTGTTTGATCACAGCGCCGGTGACGATGGTAATCGCGAGCCAGCAGGACGCCAGTTTCGCTTTCGTCGCGTTGGCCATCATTTTCTGCTGCTTCCTGAGCATGGCGTTGATCTTTGTCCCGAAGATGATCGAGGTGATCAGACACCCGAAGGACAAGGCCGAGTCCAAGTACAATCCGGACGTGGGCGTGTCCAAGGAGGACGAGGAGAAGTACCAAAAGCTCGTCAGCGAGAACGCCGAGCTTCAGAAGCTGATCGCCGCG AAGGAAGAGAAGATCAGAGCGTTGAAGCAGATGCTCGCCGAACGGGACGCGTCGAAGGGCGGCGGGGGcgggggcgggggcggcggcggaaaCCTGGCCAAGGACTCGCTGATCGTGGCCGACTTCGTGACCGGCGAGGGCACCTCGGACAGCGCAATCGGTGGGGGCATTTCTGTTTATACGCGATCGTCTCGAGCTTCTGCCTCCGACTTGGAGTTCTCGGATTCGTACTTGTAG